One Actinosynnema pretiosum DNA segment encodes these proteins:
- the phzG gene encoding phenazine biosynthesis FMN-dependent oxidase PhzG, with translation MPQHSDSTTGPHRDSLSGDEGLVLPEFDDPPDDPVALLGEWLDAAVRLGVREPKAVTLSTSDADGVPSARTVLLKEVDGGALVLTSHVASRKGRDLAANPVAAVTFYWRETLQQITASGPVSRADDARSDALFASRPVDAQATTAASRQGEPLDDEAELHRRARELAAPGEPLPRPPGWAGYLLVPDRIEFWHGRASRLHRRLAYLRGADGWRATRLQP, from the coding sequence GTGCCGCAGCACAGCGACAGCACCACCGGTCCCCACCGGGACTCCCTGTCCGGCGACGAGGGGCTCGTCCTGCCCGAGTTCGACGACCCGCCGGACGACCCCGTCGCCCTGCTGGGCGAGTGGCTGGACGCCGCCGTCCGGCTGGGGGTGCGCGAGCCCAAGGCCGTCACCCTGTCCACCAGCGACGCCGACGGCGTGCCGTCGGCGCGCACCGTGCTGCTCAAGGAGGTCGACGGCGGCGCGCTGGTGCTCACCTCGCACGTGGCCAGCCGCAAGGGCCGCGACCTGGCCGCGAACCCGGTCGCCGCGGTCACCTTCTACTGGCGCGAGACCCTGCAGCAGATCACCGCCTCGGGTCCGGTCAGCCGGGCCGACGACGCCCGCTCCGACGCTCTGTTCGCCTCCCGCCCGGTGGACGCGCAGGCCACGACGGCGGCGTCCCGCCAGGGCGAGCCGCTGGACGACGAGGCCGAGCTGCACCGCAGGGCGCGGGAGCTGGCCGCGCCCGGCGAACCGCTGCCGAGGCCACCGGGGTGGGCGGGCTACCTGCTCGTGCCCGACCGGATCGAGTTCTGGCACGGCCGCGCCAGCAGGCTGCACCGCAGGCTCGCCTACCTGCGCGGCGCCGACGGCTGGCGCGCCACCCGGCTGCAACCCTGA
- the argC gene encoding N-acetyl-gamma-glutamyl-phosphate reductase, producing the protein MSEHGLTAGVVGGAGYAGGDLCRLLLGHPAVTTVLPTSRGDEEFERVHPNLLGSGLSFLPPEELAERADELDVVFFSTPTGEAMRAARHFLDRGAKVVDLSADFRFADPEEYRRVHGPEHESPDLLAEAAYGATELFREDVAGARLVANPGCYAITALLALAPLADAGLLGPRVAVHAVNGTTGAGVKPKRALMHAEVAGALLAYGLDGHRHGPELEGLLARAAGHPVRVDLNTTHADFPRGIHLQANLDVPADVTRDRLLEVFQDFYGRGGGGEHFVRVNATPRRGGLNDKDYALYPLVTSVVGTNFCHLGVDVDPVRGIAKVVAVTDNLVKGAAGSAVQNMNVLLGLPETDGLLGYAC; encoded by the coding sequence ATGAGCGAGCACGGCCTGACCGCGGGTGTCGTCGGCGGCGCGGGGTACGCGGGCGGCGACCTGTGCCGCCTCCTGCTGGGGCACCCGGCCGTGACGACCGTGCTGCCCACCTCCAGGGGGGACGAGGAGTTCGAGCGGGTCCACCCCAACCTGCTCGGTTCCGGCCTGTCGTTCCTGCCCCCCGAGGAGCTGGCCGAACGCGCGGACGAGCTGGACGTGGTCTTCTTCAGCACCCCGACCGGCGAGGCGATGCGCGCGGCCCGCCACTTCCTCGACCGGGGCGCGAAGGTGGTCGACCTCAGCGCCGACTTCCGCTTCGCCGACCCCGAGGAGTACCGGCGGGTGCACGGCCCCGAGCACGAGTCGCCGGACCTGCTGGCCGAGGCCGCCTACGGGGCGACCGAGCTGTTCCGCGAGGACGTCGCGGGCGCGCGGCTGGTCGCCAACCCCGGCTGCTACGCCATCACCGCGCTGCTCGCCCTCGCCCCGCTCGCCGACGCCGGGCTGCTGGGCCCTCGGGTGGCCGTGCACGCGGTCAACGGCACCACCGGCGCGGGCGTCAAGCCCAAGCGGGCGCTCATGCACGCCGAGGTCGCCGGGGCGCTGCTCGCCTACGGCCTCGACGGGCACCGGCACGGCCCCGAGCTGGAGGGCCTCCTGGCGCGCGCGGCGGGCCACCCGGTGCGCGTGGACCTGAACACCACGCACGCGGACTTCCCGCGCGGCATCCACCTGCAGGCCAACCTGGACGTGCCCGCCGACGTGACCAGGGACCGGCTGCTGGAGGTGTTCCAGGACTTCTACGGACGGGGCGGGGGCGGCGAGCACTTCGTGCGCGTCAACGCCACCCCCCGGCGGGGCGGGCTCAACGACAAGGACTACGCCCTGTACCCGCTGGTCACCTCCGTGGTGGGCACCAACTTCTGCCACCTCGGCGTGGACGTCGACCCGGTCAGGGGCATCGCCAAGGTCGTCGCGGTCACCGACAACCTGGTCAAGGGCGCGGCCGGGTCCGCCGTGCAGAACATGAACGTGCTGCTCGGCCTGCCCGAAACCGACGGGCTGCTCGGCTATGCCTGCTGA
- a CDS encoding NAD(P)-dependent oxidoreductase, protein MTAQAEPVIARAPAPPPRARLLVLDPIDADALGALALAHDVLVHHAPTPEELPALVADREVVVVRSGCRITAEVFAAAPLLKLVLRAGSGTDNIDLDAARRHGVRVCNTPGGSANAVAELALGLVLAVSRHIALADRQVRAGRWRKSELAGAELAGKVLGVVGHGAIGSRLAELGGALGMSVVTSVDRAGDERRAELAARGARLVDLPELLASAHVVALAVPLTDRTRGLIGPLELRAMRRDAVLVNVSRGGVVDEDALAAALAEGVIAGAGVDVHARERQSTPLAGLDNAVLTPHIGAMSSDAQRRIGERVVADITAVLTGGEPSHPVC, encoded by the coding sequence ATGACGGCACAAGCAGAACCGGTGATCGCCAGAGCACCGGCCCCGCCGCCGAGGGCCCGCTTGCTCGTGCTCGACCCGATCGACGCCGACGCGCTCGGCGCGCTGGCGCTGGCCCACGACGTCCTCGTCCACCACGCGCCCACCCCCGAGGAGCTGCCCGCGCTGGTGGCCGACCGCGAGGTCGTCGTGGTGCGCAGCGGCTGCCGGATCACCGCCGAGGTGTTCGCCGCCGCCCCGCTGCTCAAGCTGGTGCTGCGGGCGGGCAGCGGCACCGACAACATCGACCTCGACGCCGCCCGCCGCCACGGCGTGCGGGTGTGCAACACCCCCGGCGGCTCCGCCAACGCGGTGGCGGAGCTCGCGCTGGGCCTGGTGCTCGCGGTCTCCCGGCACATCGCGCTGGCCGACCGGCAGGTCCGCGCGGGCCGGTGGCGCAAGTCCGAGCTGGCGGGCGCCGAGCTGGCGGGCAAGGTGCTCGGCGTGGTCGGGCACGGGGCCATCGGCTCGCGCCTGGCCGAGCTGGGCGGGGCGCTGGGCATGAGCGTCGTGACCTCGGTGGACCGGGCGGGTGACGAGCGCAGGGCCGAGCTCGCCGCGCGCGGCGCCCGCCTGGTCGACCTGCCCGAGCTGCTGGCGAGCGCGCACGTGGTGGCGCTGGCCGTCCCGCTCACCGACCGCACCAGGGGCCTGATCGGGCCGCTCGAGCTGCGCGCCATGCGCCGGGACGCGGTGCTGGTCAACGTCTCCAGGGGCGGCGTGGTCGATGAGGACGCGCTGGCGGCTGCGCTCGCCGAGGGCGTCATCGCCGGGGCCGGGGTGGACGTGCACGCCCGCGAGCGGCAGTCGACCCCGCTGGCCGGGCTGGACAACGCGGTGCTCACCCCGCACATCGGCGCGATGTCCTCCGACGCGCAGCGCCGCATCGGCGAGCGCGTGGTCGCCGACATCACCGCCGTGCTCACGGGCGGCGAACCGTCCCACCCGGTCTGCTGA
- a CDS encoding GNAT family N-acetyltransferase: MPDDLIRRWERGWSACRGWTRQPEERGALRVLLGLPGRHRELIALRLSPELAAEVAAADEPTWLTVPTERPAEAARTLAEAGLHVRPTREHLMTRPLADHPAPLLPPGYHPVVTVTDAAVLRVELRHTGTTVAASGQAALVDGDTVFDRVETAPAHRRKGLGSAVMALLAAEAVTRGATRGVLVATPDGHALYTALGWSTAAEVVIAASAPV, encoded by the coding sequence GTGCCCGACGACTTGATCCGCCGCTGGGAGCGGGGCTGGAGCGCCTGCCGCGGCTGGACGCGGCAGCCCGAGGAGCGCGGCGCGCTGCGCGTCCTCCTCGGCCTGCCCGGCCGCCACCGCGAGCTGATCGCGCTGCGCCTGTCCCCGGAGCTGGCCGCCGAGGTGGCCGCGGCCGACGAGCCCACCTGGCTGACCGTCCCCACCGAGCGCCCGGCCGAGGCCGCGCGCACCCTGGCGGAGGCGGGCCTGCACGTCCGCCCGACCCGCGAGCACCTGATGACCAGACCCCTGGCCGACCACCCGGCCCCGCTCCTGCCACCCGGCTACCACCCGGTGGTGACCGTCACCGACGCCGCCGTGCTCAGGGTCGAACTGCGCCACACCGGCACCACCGTCGCCGCGAGCGGCCAAGCCGCGCTGGTCGACGGCGACACCGTCTTCGACCGCGTCGAAACCGCCCCGGCGCACCGCCGCAAGGGCCTCGGCAGCGCCGTGATGGCCCTGCTGGCCGCCGAGGCCGTCACCAGGGGCGCGACCAGGGGCGTCCTGGTGGCGACCCCGGACGGCCACGCCCTCTACACCGCCCTGGGCTGGAGCACCGCCGCCGAGGTGGTGATCGCGGCCAGCGCGCCGGTCTGA
- a CDS encoding response regulator, which produces MIRVLLVDDQHLVRAGLRMLCESSAGLDVVGEAAEGGEAVRLVERLAPDVVLMDLHMPGVDGTTATARILASRPATRVLVLTTFDDDEHLYPVLDAGAQGFLGKDAPPEELLDAIRRTAAGESPFSGPVLRRLVDAARAAHRAEPVSPEPAPPRPGLPGLTDRERDVLTLVGEGLSNAEVAARLHVAVSTVKTHVAALLDKTGAANRVRLAVLAIRNPG; this is translated from the coding sequence GTGATCCGGGTGCTGCTGGTGGACGACCAGCACCTGGTGCGCGCGGGCCTGCGGATGCTCTGCGAGAGCAGTGCAGGCCTGGACGTGGTGGGGGAGGCGGCCGAGGGCGGGGAGGCGGTGCGGCTGGTGGAGCGGCTGGCGCCGGACGTGGTCCTGATGGACCTGCACATGCCGGGCGTGGACGGCACCACCGCGACCGCCAGGATCCTCGCCTCCCGGCCCGCCACCCGCGTGCTGGTGCTGACCACGTTCGACGACGACGAGCACCTGTACCCGGTGCTGGACGCGGGCGCGCAGGGCTTCCTGGGCAAGGACGCGCCGCCGGAGGAGCTGCTGGACGCGATCCGGCGCACGGCGGCGGGCGAGTCGCCGTTCAGCGGGCCCGTCCTGCGGCGCCTGGTGGACGCGGCCCGCGCGGCGCACCGCGCCGAACCGGTCAGCCCCGAACCGGCCCCGCCCCGGCCAGGGCTGCCGGGGTTGACCGACCGGGAGCGCGACGTGCTGACCCTGGTCGGCGAGGGGCTGTCGAACGCGGAGGTGGCGGCGCGGCTGCACGTGGCGGTGAGCACGGTGAAGACGCACGTGGCCGCGCTGCTGGACAAGACCGGCGCGGCGAACCGGGTGCGGTTGGCGGTGCTGGCGATCCGCAACCCCGGCTGA
- a CDS encoding GNAT family N-acetyltransferase translates to MTTPAVTIRPSTAADVAVVAAIYAHYVEHSVATFDEVAPSEEDWAGKRADITGRGLPFLVAEVGGVVSGFAYAAPWRWKRAYRHTAEDTIYLAPGATGHGLGKALLGAVVEAAREAGVRQLVAVIADSGDGSSAALHRRFGFGEAGVLRAVGFKHGRWIDTALWQLSL, encoded by the coding sequence GTGACGACACCGGCAGTGACCATCCGGCCCTCGACCGCCGCCGACGTGGCGGTCGTGGCGGCCATCTACGCGCACTACGTCGAGCACAGCGTGGCGACGTTCGACGAGGTGGCGCCGAGCGAGGAGGACTGGGCGGGCAAGCGGGCGGACATCACCGGGCGCGGGTTGCCGTTCCTGGTGGCCGAGGTGGGCGGGGTGGTGTCCGGGTTCGCGTACGCGGCGCCGTGGCGGTGGAAGCGGGCGTACCGGCACACCGCCGAGGACACGATCTACCTCGCGCCGGGGGCCACCGGGCACGGGTTGGGCAAGGCGTTGCTGGGGGCGGTGGTCGAGGCCGCTCGGGAGGCCGGGGTGCGGCAGCTCGTCGCGGTGATCGCGGACAGCGGGGACGGGTCGTCGGCGGCGCTGCACCGGCGGTTCGGGTTCGGCGAGGCCGGGGTGCTGCGGGCGGTGGGGTTCAAGCACGGGCGGTGGATCGACACGGCGCTGTGGCAGTTGTCGTTGTAG
- a CDS encoding iron-containing alcohol dehydrogenase — translation MRFDFHLPTAIHFGRGRLADLGALTGPLGRAALVVCGRSSARRTGVLDAALASLSAAGVRTAVFDRVSPDPRASEVDEAVALARAEGSDVVVGLGGGSALDAAKAVAVGLRHGPCGPLVGRTLEPVADPVPVVAVPTTAGSGAEVTKGAIITDTGRDLKAGIRGADLFPRVALVDPRALTPLPPEVAAESGFDALAHAIEGYVARKSSPLTRLHALEALRVLGTALPAFTAGDRSEPVLDSLALAALHGGVSVANASTCLPHRVQQAMGAVPGVRISHGRGLAAVYPAWLARAHPHARERLDHVAELLGGPDVRSAVLGLMSAIGVHAPLKAHGFTEEDLVVVAGSVVGNVDNDPIPDAGDELVREVLAESFG, via the coding sequence GTGAGGTTCGACTTCCACCTGCCCACCGCGATCCACTTCGGCCGGGGCCGCCTCGCCGACCTGGGTGCCCTCACCGGGCCGCTGGGGCGCGCCGCCCTGGTGGTGTGCGGCCGGTCGTCGGCCCGCCGCACCGGAGTGCTCGACGCGGCGCTGGCGTCGCTGTCCGCCGCGGGGGTGCGGACCGCCGTGTTCGACCGGGTCTCCCCCGACCCCAGGGCGTCCGAGGTGGACGAGGCGGTCGCGCTCGCCCGCGCCGAGGGCAGCGACGTCGTGGTCGGCCTCGGCGGCGGCAGCGCGCTCGACGCGGCCAAGGCGGTCGCGGTCGGCCTGCGCCACGGCCCGTGCGGACCGCTGGTCGGCCGGACCCTGGAGCCGGTGGCCGACCCGGTGCCGGTGGTGGCCGTGCCCACGACGGCGGGCAGCGGGGCGGAGGTCACCAAGGGCGCGATCATCACCGACACCGGGCGGGACCTCAAGGCGGGCATCCGGGGCGCTGACCTGTTCCCCCGCGTGGCCTTGGTGGACCCGCGCGCGCTGACCCCGCTGCCGCCCGAGGTGGCGGCGGAGAGCGGGTTCGACGCGCTGGCCCACGCGATCGAGGGCTACGTGGCCCGCAAGTCCTCCCCGCTGACCCGGCTGCACGCGCTGGAGGCGCTGCGGGTGCTGGGCACGGCGCTGCCGGCCTTCACGGCGGGAGACCGGTCGGAGCCTGTGCTGGACTCGCTGGCGCTGGCCGCCCTGCACGGCGGGGTCAGCGTGGCGAACGCGAGCACGTGCCTGCCGCACCGGGTGCAGCAGGCGATGGGTGCGGTGCCGGGGGTGCGGATCTCGCACGGTCGTGGGCTCGCGGCGGTCTACCCGGCCTGGCTGGCGCGGGCGCACCCGCACGCGCGCGAACGCCTGGACCACGTCGCCGAACTCCTGGGAGGCCCGGACGTGCGCTCGGCGGTGCTGGGCCTGATGAGCGCGATCGGCGTGCACGCGCCGCTCAAGGCGCACGGGTTCACCGAGGAGGACCTGGTGGTGGTGGCGGGCTCGGTGGTGGGCAACGTCGACAACGACCCGATCCCCGACGCGGGTGACGAACTGGTGCGGGAGGTGCTGGCCGAGTCGTTCGGCTGA
- a CDS encoding NAD(P)-dependent alcohol dehydrogenase, producing the protein MRVVALAAHEAGGPLRPLVRELGPPGPDEVDVRVTHCGICHTDVGVIDDEWGVARFPVVAGHEAVGVVVAVGANARLAVGTRVGVGAIAGSCGHCAQCLGGRHNLCAARDDVVLRGDGGAFADHLRASDWRHVHPLPDALPSAEAAPLLCAGTTVFGPLLANGVRPTDRVAVVGVGGLGHLALQFLAGWGCAVTAVSTTRAKEAEARAFGATDFRTPGELVEGSFDFVLSTVPADLPWDDYLAALRPGGTLCVVGLPAGAISVRPMSLLPQAKRIVGGIPATPSENRLMLDFAARHGIRAAVEVFPVGEVERALELVRGGGARYRAVLEF; encoded by the coding sequence GTGAGGGTCGTCGCGCTGGCCGCGCACGAAGCCGGTGGTCCGCTGCGCCCGCTGGTGCGCGAGCTCGGTCCGCCGGGGCCGGACGAGGTGGACGTGCGGGTGACGCACTGCGGGATCTGCCACACCGACGTCGGCGTGATCGACGACGAGTGGGGCGTGGCGCGGTTCCCGGTGGTCGCCGGGCACGAGGCCGTGGGCGTGGTGGTCGCGGTGGGCGCGAACGCGCGGCTCGCGGTCGGGACGCGGGTGGGGGTCGGGGCGATCGCCGGGTCGTGCGGGCACTGCGCCCAGTGCCTGGGCGGGCGGCACAACCTGTGCGCGGCGCGCGACGACGTGGTGCTGCGCGGCGACGGCGGGGCGTTCGCCGACCACCTGCGGGCGTCCGACTGGCGGCACGTCCACCCCCTGCCCGACGCGCTGCCCTCGGCCGAGGCCGCGCCGCTGCTGTGCGCGGGCACGACGGTGTTCGGGCCGCTGCTGGCCAACGGGGTCCGGCCGACCGACCGGGTCGCGGTGGTCGGCGTCGGCGGGCTCGGGCACCTGGCCCTGCAGTTCCTGGCCGGGTGGGGGTGCGCGGTGACGGCGGTGTCCACGACGCGGGCCAAGGAGGCGGAGGCGCGGGCGTTCGGCGCGACCGACTTCCGGACGCCGGGCGAGCTGGTGGAGGGGTCGTTCGACTTCGTGCTGTCGACGGTCCCGGCGGACCTGCCGTGGGACGACTACCTGGCCGCGCTGCGCCCCGGCGGGACGCTGTGCGTGGTGGGCTTGCCCGCCGGGGCGATCTCGGTGCGGCCGATGAGCCTGCTGCCGCAGGCGAAGCGGATCGTGGGCGGCATCCCGGCGACGCCCTCGGAGAACCGGCTGATGCTGGACTTCGCGGCGCGGCACGGCATCCGGGCGGCGGTGGAGGTGTTCCCGGTGGGCGAGGTGGAGCGGGCGCTGGAGCTGGTGCGCGGGGGTGGGGCGCGGTACCGGGCGGTGCTGGAGTTCTGA
- a CDS encoding zinc-dependent alcohol dehydrogenase → MAAGTTAPTTMGASVLTAERVVEHRRVPVPALGADGVLVRVLATGICGSDLSTYRGLHPYKRPPVVLGHEFCGRVEALGQDGGAAAGVSVGDLVCSSAYRPCGDCAPCRAGTTNLCQARDNLSHRGWDGSFAEYVLLRPGMVFRLPDDLDHELGALVEPLSIGLHAVRRAVGGRAAVAGPPVPPGSPAAPGAAVAAGASLTVLGGGSIGLACALAARRLGFDPIACVDLGPRKGELARAVGVDHYADARRGDAAKAVLAALPGGGDVTVVASGHPTALADAAGITRPGGQVVVVTYFDGPQELDWNALVGAELTVRTSALSTAADFTEVIGWLTRGEVDPSPLVTHRFPLRAAADALAALDSGAGEVGKVILRARTEDG, encoded by the coding sequence ATGGCGGCCGGGACCACCGCGCCCACCACGATGGGCGCCTCGGTGCTGACCGCCGAGCGCGTCGTCGAGCACCGCCGCGTGCCGGTGCCCGCCCTCGGCGCGGACGGCGTGCTGGTACGGGTGCTGGCGACCGGGATCTGCGGCTCGGACCTGTCGACCTACCGGGGCCTGCACCCCTACAAGCGGCCACCGGTCGTGCTCGGGCACGAGTTCTGCGGCCGGGTGGAGGCGCTCGGGCAGGACGGCGGCGCGGCGGCGGGCGTCTCCGTCGGCGACCTGGTGTGCTCCTCCGCCTACCGGCCCTGCGGCGACTGCGCCCCGTGCCGCGCCGGGACCACGAACCTGTGCCAGGCCCGCGACAACCTCAGCCACCGGGGCTGGGACGGCTCGTTCGCCGAGTACGTGCTCCTGCGGCCCGGCATGGTGTTCCGCCTGCCCGACGACCTGGACCACGAGCTGGGCGCGCTGGTCGAACCGCTGTCCATCGGCCTGCACGCCGTCCGCCGGGCCGTGGGCGGTCGTGCCGCGGTGGCCGGTCCCCCGGTCCCGCCCGGCTCTCCGGCCGCACCCGGCGCCGCCGTCGCGGCAGGAGCCAGCCTGACCGTGCTCGGTGGCGGCAGCATCGGCCTGGCCTGCGCGCTGGCCGCGCGCCGCCTCGGCTTCGACCCGATCGCGTGCGTGGACCTAGGGCCCCGCAAGGGGGAGCTGGCGAGAGCCGTCGGCGTCGACCACTACGCGGACGCCCGCCGGGGCGACGCCGCCAAGGCGGTGCTGGCCGCGCTGCCCGGCGGCGGTGACGTTACCGTCGTGGCCAGCGGCCACCCGACCGCTCTGGCCGACGCGGCCGGGATCACCCGGCCCGGCGGGCAGGTGGTCGTGGTGACCTACTTCGACGGTCCCCAGGAACTGGACTGGAACGCCCTGGTGGGCGCGGAGCTGACCGTGCGGACCTCCGCGCTGTCGACCGCCGCCGACTTCACCGAGGTGATCGGCTGGCTGACGCGCGGCGAGGTCGACCCCTCGCCGCTGGTGACCCACCGCTTCCCGCTGCGCGCCGCCGCCGACGCGCTCGCCGCATTGGACAGCGGCGCGGGCGAGGTGGGCAAGGTGATCCTGCGAGCGCGCACGGAGGACGGATGA
- the pgk gene encoding phosphoglycerate kinase: MPADLPLLSEQPIAPGDRWVYSAGCNVGPDLRPAGRVDREVEGLRLLAGRGARVAVLSHQGSHRDGTAHPLPHVAARLSTALGRPVGYHPSNADDSAVERAAALRDGEVVVFGNTREHAGEERGDPELAARFARLGAAVAVGGFSKAHRAHASNTGLLRFLPGCAADSLVAEARALEPWAGTAPGVLSVAVLGGVKPEKTLVGLRGLNRTYDLLIPGGVVLTTVLRALGHRTGRSPVGSAACLAATAEVLADPRAELHVPERVVVLGESGRVSTVDVSAIPDDASVVDFELRQDVRERLAGFTGRALVAGTPSRYADGFSLAATELLAAFAAPGADALLLGGDTVAELPWSGPSSTGGGSALHYLADGTCAVFEALRTTRPAERTTAP, translated from the coding sequence ATGCCTGCTGACCTGCCGCTGCTCTCCGAGCAGCCGATCGCCCCCGGTGACCGGTGGGTGTACTCGGCCGGGTGCAACGTCGGGCCCGACCTGCGCCCGGCGGGCCGCGTCGACCGCGAGGTCGAGGGGTTGCGACTGTTGGCCGGGCGCGGGGCGCGCGTGGCCGTGCTGTCCCACCAGGGCAGCCACCGCGACGGCACCGCCCACCCGCTCCCGCACGTCGCCGCGCGCCTGTCCACCGCGCTGGGCAGGCCGGTCGGCTACCACCCGAGCAACGCCGACGACAGCGCGGTCGAGCGGGCCGCCGCGCTGCGGGACGGGGAGGTCGTGGTCTTCGGCAACACCCGCGAGCACGCGGGCGAGGAGCGCGGCGACCCGGAGCTGGCCGCCCGCTTCGCCCGGCTGGGCGCGGCGGTGGCGGTGGGCGGCTTCAGCAAGGCTCACCGCGCGCACGCCTCGAACACCGGCCTGCTCCGGTTCCTGCCGGGCTGCGCGGCAGACTCGCTGGTGGCCGAGGCGCGTGCGCTGGAGCCGTGGGCCGGGACCGCGCCGGGGGTGCTGTCGGTGGCGGTGCTCGGCGGGGTCAAGCCGGAGAAGACCCTGGTGGGGCTGCGCGGCCTGAACCGGACCTACGACCTGCTGATCCCCGGCGGCGTCGTGCTCACCACCGTGCTGCGGGCGCTCGGGCACCGCACCGGCCGCTCCCCGGTCGGGTCGGCCGCCTGCCTGGCCGCCACCGCCGAGGTGCTGGCCGACCCGCGCGCGGAGTTGCACGTGCCGGAGCGGGTCGTCGTGCTGGGCGAGTCGGGCCGGGTGTCCACCGTGGACGTCTCGGCGATCCCGGACGACGCCTCGGTGGTGGACTTCGAGCTGCGCCAAGACGTCCGCGAGCGGCTGGCGGGCTTCACCGGCCGGGCGCTGGTCGCGGGCACACCGAGCCGCTACGCCGACGGGTTCAGCCTGGCCGCGACCGAACTGCTGGCGGCGTTCGCCGCCCCCGGCGCGGACGCGCTGCTGCTGGGCGGCGACACCGTCGCCGAACTGCCTTGGTCGGGGCCGTCGTCCACCGGCGGCGGCTCGGCGCTGCACTACCTGGCCGATGGCACCTGCGCGGTGTTCGAGGCGCTGCGCACCACCCGTCCCGCAGAGAGGACCACCGCGCCGTGA
- a CDS encoding TetR/AcrR family transcriptional regulator encodes MTVTDERNRVILDAAIGLFLRYGYRKTAMDEVARAAGLSRQGLYLHYRAKDVLFAAVLERMVGQVREAALAELARVGAPVERRVLSALEALHGEAATASSASVSELLRAAAEVSGPLLRRLHDDVVAALVDVLEESGVAGAWEPGGVGAVELAEHLYLVSSAVKQLDAPVDVQRERLRVAVRIVLRGDGRGQR; translated from the coding sequence ATGACGGTCACCGACGAGCGGAACCGCGTGATCCTGGACGCGGCGATCGGGTTGTTCCTGCGCTACGGCTACCGCAAGACGGCGATGGACGAGGTCGCCAGGGCCGCCGGGCTGTCCCGGCAGGGGCTGTACCTGCACTACCGGGCCAAGGACGTGCTGTTCGCGGCCGTGCTGGAGCGCATGGTCGGGCAGGTGCGCGAGGCCGCGCTGGCGGAGCTGGCGCGGGTGGGCGCGCCGGTGGAGCGGCGGGTGCTCTCGGCGCTGGAGGCGTTGCACGGCGAGGCGGCGACGGCGAGCAGCGCGAGCGTGAGCGAGCTGCTGCGGGCCGCCGCCGAGGTGAGCGGGCCGCTGCTGCGGCGGTTGCACGACGACGTGGTCGCGGCGCTGGTGGACGTGCTGGAGGAGTCCGGGGTCGCGGGGGCGTGGGAGCCCGGCGGGGTCGGGGCGGTGGAGCTGGCCGAGCACCTGTACCTGGTGTCGTCGGCGGTCAAGCAGCTCGACGCGCCGGTGGACGTGCAGCGGGAGCGGTTGCGGGTGGCCGTGCGGATCGTGCTGCGCGGTGACGGGAGGGGGCAGCGGTGA